ACGATTGCAACGGTGCGATGCCCGCCCTTCCATTTCGATCTTCGTGAAACGCTTCCTCAACGAGCCAGGATGCGAAAGGTGCATCGGCAGTGTTTTGCTTCTGCGGCCGACAAACAAACAACAAACGTCATGCTCCGTCAAccctgccctgtccttgGGAAGCAAGGAGGGAGCATGCAGGGGAGCCCACCCAAGGCGTCCGGACGGGTACTGTACTCGGATCCACGCGGAGCCGGGCGCCGCTCCAGCTCGAGGAACCTGTTGGAACCACTGTCCCGGGACGGATGGCCGCTGTCATTCGCAATTCCTTGAGTTTCAAAGGTGAGCCGCGTTTGGACGGCCGTGCCCGTCAAAAGAAACAAAGTGTCTCTGACTCCGCCCTTGAAGTGCGTCAAGTCCCGTGACCGACCGCGACTCCAGTAGTATTTGTGCGCGAACATCAAGCATCCATGGCCCATCATAATCATGAACCTTGCCCGGCCTTGCAGCATGAGATGGCCTGCCGAGATGAGATTGACCACGAGGGCATCCGATCTGGCGACGAAGCCAACGTTGGGGCGCAGGGGTAGCTGCAGACATTACGCATCTGCTTGTTGGCTGCGTGGTGCTTGAGCTTGAACCACAAAAAAAAGTCCAGTCCGTGAGGTCTTGATGTGCTCGCGCCAAGAGTCTTTGAGAGACGCGCCCAGTCAAGGTTGGCTGGCGTTCCAGAGAGCAGGCCAATGTTTGTTCATCGAAGCGGAGCACCATTGCACTGCGATGATGGCTGTATTTTGAAGAAGAAATGGGGCTGTTGGGGTCCGACCGAATCTCGCAGCGCGCAGACAGCACCTACCTAGCACGCAGGTGCCTTTGAGCACAGGTATCAAGCCTGGGCAGCGACCATGGAGTCATCAGCGCCAACTGCTGTCGGGGTGGGACTGACATACGTGATTGCGAGCTCACATTTTGTACGGCGGCAAAGTCTGTCTCGTTTGATGTCGCCCTGTCTCATTCTCGCAGCAACAGGACGAGTCTCTAGTCGTAGTAGAGCGGCAGCCCAAAATGTTGGGAGCGAGCCGGACACACCCCGCACCTCTTCATCCGATCCAGCACCGCCTTTTGACATGacgtcgagcttctcggACACGGGACGGAGCGGGGAATGGGGAAAAGAAACGAAATCGAACAGTAACAGGTCCTGTAGGTGCGCCGTCATTCGGGTCTATCGGTCTGGCGGTACCTGATAGGTAGCAATGGCTCGCACGGTTCCCGTCTGTCCAGAGTAACCTTCCTGATGAGCGACAGGAGGCCCTGAGGACTAGCCTCAGGAGCGTGTCTGTAGGAGCAGTGGTGTGGCGCCAGAATTTGACGGAAAAGGAACACTATGGGGCCCCTGCGATGTGTCACCGAGGGCTCTGTGCGCCCGCAGTGCCGTCGCGGGGGTCAGCGTCGCTCCAATGGCAGGGCATGCCTCGGGAGGGTGCAATAAGAaaggagacgggcgagatGACAATGTCTTGTCAGCTGTGCTTTGCCGCGACGCAATGTCGGTCCCTGAGTTTGATGTTGCACCGTAACTGCACAGCGCTAGCGGGTtcccgtcggccgccacaGCAGCTGGGAGGTGCCATTCATTGCACCTGCAAAGTAGGGAGGACATGAGTATTGGCCATCCAAAATTGCTTGCGAACGAGGCGGCGAAAAGGAACCACACGTCCATGGCCAGACGATAGATAGTAGTAGCAGCCTTGTTTGCCCTGGAGCATGGCGCACTCACCGGCTGATTGTGTTCGGAATAAAGTCTAGCTGGCAGTGTGGCCCAGTCGAGATCCCTGATCATTGAGGAACGCCACGCAGAGTGCACTTCGACGAGCAGCAAGCTtggggcgctggcggtggcacTGGCCGTGCTAAGTCAGGCAGGCGCTTCCGCGCCTGGTGGTCTGGTGGTACGGGGCGCCTTCTCCTTGCTTGAGCCGCGACACGGTCCAATTTAACCCGTTGGCACCACCTACCGGGCCTGAAGTCGCACGAGAGCGGCAAGTGGACGGTTGGAAGGAGGGCAAAAGGGGgtacctcgtcgtcggtggtggtggtgcttaTGGTCCCATCTCATACAAGTCAGCCGCGCAACGACGGCCGTGGCAATCATCACTTCAATTGCTCTCAGACCCGACATGACTCTGAACGGGCTACCTTGTGTGCACGATCTGGGTGCTGAAGCGCCTGCAGGTCGTGGCCCGTCGAAGTCGTGCTGTTGGGAGGGGAGATTGACGGGatggaaggggagggggtccGGCCGCCCGTGGCACCCCTGCCACCTACGGAAGGAAGTAGGGGACTGGACACCCTCCACTCTTTCCTTCGCCTTCACACCCCCTCCAGCGGAGGCCACACCCCTCCACTGCATCCATCGCATCAGCCAGAagtcccgtcgtcgccgcgagcTTTGGCCTCacagcaccaccacaccgCTAGCCGCACTCTTCCAGCCCACCTTGCAGCGCGCCCCGGGTGCTTCACCGGGGCCACCCCCTGATGcaacaagaaaaaaaaagagccTGGATCCGAccgaccttggccgccactCCCCCCTCTTCTTTAGTAGTTGCACTCCATGCCCGGTTGGCGCTCCGCGCCCAAGCTCCCAATTTCCCCAAACCCTGGTCGTGCTGGGCCATCTGCGCTGCAAGCTGGATCCCCAGGCTGCCTTCACTCGCGAACTTTGAACTTTCTTCCATCACATCGTCAAAAAGACTGTCCGTGTTCTGCCCCGGCCTCACGCCTCTCCAAGCACCATCAACGAGCAAAGCTCGCCCGACCCGTCTCACACGACATCGAACGACTTCACAACGGCCAAACATGCTTCGCTCCGCCGACCCGTGAGACACGATTCTTACCTGCAGTCCACCTTTGGCTTCTCTTCGGTCGAGCGAGGGCATCTGACTCCCAAGGCAATCATCCATCTCAGCTGCGGGGCTTCTGACAGTGTCACCTCTATAATCGATATAACGGCGACTTTTCTCTCCAAAACGATACGAATAATAACTGAATTCGCTGGTCCCGCTTACCTGCTGGAAAGCGTTCATAAATGCAAAGGTTGGCGACCAATCTTCGTATACGTACGGACTCGATCAGCTACCTCGCCACTGCTCTACAATCTAATCGTACTAACGTAAAGAAAACAGGTCGCTCGACTTCAGTCTAAACCGTGTTGGCTCGCTGAGGATACAGTTGGCGGATCGGACTAGGGTCCCCTACTGGGTTACGCTGGGTATGTTTCCATTATACGCCCTCTTATGCCATCCCAATGATGCCCGACATCAAATAAGTTGGCGATCCTGAGAAAATTTGCGGCTACACTCTTTGTTGTCATGCATGTGCAATCTCGTGTGTGCGTGTCAAGGGCACAGTTCCAGCACAAAACGCCCGACATGAGACGGAACCTTGTCTATTTGCACCAGTATCAGAACCATGGACTGACAGTATCACAGACGGCCAATCCTCTTTGCAGACGCGGGACTTGCGTTCGTCTAGGCGGTGATTTCATGGCACGAGTACCTGACACACTGCGTTAAAGTCGAAGTACCTGGCGTACCAGCTTGGTATCGCGCTTCCAGTACGATCCGCACGTCCAAGATTTCACCATGAATCGGTTTCGaaccaagaagaagaacaaggaTGAAGTTGCCGCTGCGCGGCCATCGATGGAATCGGACTCGTCGGGCCCATTCCGCATGTTTGGTAGGAAGAAATCGCAGGAGGACACCAAGAAGGAACTGGACTTGGCCTCTGCACTACCGCCCACCGATGACTTCCGAACGAGTCTTCTCATGACGGGCCTTTCGGCTCGATTCTCTATGCTTCGCGAACAAGATGATCCGAACTCGAAACTTGGAAAGGCCAGCGACGACAGTGTTCTGTTCCCGAAAAGGCAATCAAGATTAGCGGACTTCGGGTTTGGTGCAGGGCTGCACGACATCGCCGAGGTTGAGTCAATTCGGGCAACACCCTTTACTAGGTTCGACTCGTACAACTCGAGCGATGATGCTGCATCAACTTCCGGGAGCATAATGAACCGCGCGAAGCCGACCGATGGCAACAATCTTTTCGGAGGAAGACAAAAGATCTACAAAATTCCGGCCGGAGTCGGCGCCAAGAACGGGGGTATGGGGGGCAGAGCTTTATACGGCGATGATGTGGCTCAGTCAGCGTTCCAGAAATGGAGGCAAACTGAGAAAGAACGTCATTCATTAGATGGCCCTGAAGCTGGCGAAGCCAACGAGTCAGACGTGCAAGTCGACtacagacgacgacgcgaaaCAAACTCGacaacgtcctcggcgccatcggcagcACGCAACTCAACCGCCGCTACATCTGTTGCATCCTCACAACCGTCATCATCTGCCAAGGATTGGTCGGCAGGTGCAGCTGTGACCCCTGCTGCCCAGCTGCCCGTTCTTGAGCGCAGCGTCACGCGGACACGGAGGCTGTATGAGCAGGGCCTCAACCAAGACCTCCAGGATCAACAGTCGTCTGCTGTGTCGCGAATGGATACCTTGTCGCGACAACGTCCATTTGGAACCCGGACGCCAGATCTCACTCCCCCAGTTCCTTCTCCAACAAATACAACTTTTGGTGACCGGGTCCTTGAGCGTCGACCGATCATGGGCAAGGCTAGTGCCCCGAACCTTCGATCGTTTAGTCCTCCTGCTTCCTCCATGCCGATAAGCCCAGCGGAGAGCAGTAGCAACTTTCCTCGGCCGGATCCGAAGCCCGCGTTTGTCGCTAGCCCGCCCCTGAGTCCACCCGTCAGCGAGACTGGGGAGCACCCAATGCTCCCTATCCAGCCGAATGATCGAGGCAAGGCCACAGCGATGGGAGTATTCACCCGGCCTGCTCAGCAGTACGATGAGTTCAAGTACGctcagcggcaacggcagctcCAGCAAGGACGCGAGACTCCGTCTGGGCGTCGACATGCTGACGTAGGAATGGTAACGGAAACATCTCGGTCtcggtcatcgtcgtcgcagaGGCAGCCAATCGACCGGGAATTTGGTACGAGAATATCGGGATCAATTCCAGAAGCAGAAGGTGGAAACGCTACATTCTTTGATGAGAGTGACGATGCGTCCGTGGACAACCGATCAAGCATACCTTCAGCCACTCCCCAGCTTATCATTGAGCGTCCTGATGACGAAGCACATCCAGCCTTTCGAAAGTCCGCACTACCCACGCCTCTTTCCATTTCGTCGCCGAGATTCCCTGACATCACAGCTGGTGCGTCCGGTAGGAATGAGGCACCCGACCATGGTATTGACCCCCCGGAGGATTCGCCTACTCTGGGTCCAAACACCGGTCTTAGCGGGATGGTGAGGCAACACTTGCGGCAGGACAGCTCTGCTTCTTCGATTTATGGCGCTCTTGATCAGCCGCCGGTGTCAAGTCCTGCCGAATGCTCTCAAAGTCGGATCTCACAGGAGTCGGGCTCGAGCAAAATGTCCACGGAGGCGCCAGCAGTCCGACTTCGTACCGCGCCTACTGATGCGACGCCCGAAGAGCAAGATGACTTCGCTCGACACTTGGCCGATGGTGCGAGGCGGGTGCGAGAGAGATTGACGACGTATGTTGAGTCTGACAACGAGCGCTCAACGCCAACAACCCCCCTGTCCGAGTCAAGGGAGCTACCAGTACCGCGGAGTAGCGGCTTGGGTATCCTTCGATCGAAGTCTAGCCGCGGTTCCCTATTCGATCGCGAGAGTCGCGAACGCAGCCGCTCGAAATCATCCAAGTCACGAGCGCCCGATGCCGCCAACCGCACAGCATCTCCGTCGCCTCGAAAGCCGTCGGCGGAAAGCTGTGAGCAGACTCAGCGGGATGTCAATACCCCTGACGAGGATGGGCAAGCGGGCAAGGGCTCACCGGCCTCACCTATAACGGACAAGGATGATAACGTGCACGCTGGCTTGAAGGCTTTCCGCCAAGCTCGACGGGATTTGCAACGCATGAAAGAAATGGAGACTCAGCAGAGACACCGAGCGCCGCCGAAACCGGTCTCCATGCCCGAGCGCCCACCGCCATCCCGGATTGTATCACACGACAATGGCCCTCCTCCTGCGTTGTTGAATCGGATGCCGCGAGACGAGTCTAGGAGCAGCAGTCGCTCCCGCGCGGGCTCCCAAGCTGCGTCAGAACGTGAGCGAAGCGGCTCCGAGACTAGCACTAACAGCCCCGCGTACACTCGTGCTAACCGACTACGAAACGGATCTCTCACTTATGATGAACAATATGGCCATGCTGCCCCCAGTGGATTCCCGAGACAGGCTCCCATGTACGGTGCTCACCCTGCTGACCCATCTGGTCGTCGGGTAGGCAGAATGCGGGAGCCTTCTGATCCAAAAACTGGATCGTCGGTTCACCCAACTGCGAGCGCGACTTTCGAATCCCTGAGCTACGCTCGCTCTCGAAGTGGCAGCGTGCTCAGTgcagcagcctcgacgccgaatttgcacgccatcgccaatgcaccgccgttgccgccgatCAACCCCCGTCGCAAGAATGGCCAAGGCTTCGGCCACCGTGGAGATGAGGGAGGCGTGAATGGATATGGTGGAGCCGTGTCTGACGAAGAGGGGGGGCCACAAAGTGGCcatcgccacggcggccatcgGATGGTTCTTGACGCGAATGGGAGGCTGCGCCAAAGTCCTCCACGAGTGCCGCCACCCATTcgaccaccgccaccacacGCCCATATGTCAGGCGGCAACCTGCCTGGCGGGATGATCTGATGATGACCTGTGCCAACGGGCGTTACGACTCGCGATTGACAATATTGTCTCATTAATGAGTCTGTGCCGGGTGTCGCACTGTCTAACCTAAAAGCACGCTCAGGCATGATGCAGGAGAGTTTTACAGCTTTGCTGCCTCGCTTCATCATACCTGGCGACAACCCCAGGCCACAAACATCGGTGGTGAGAGGCCGATGAGGTGCCTTGCGGATGTCGAGGTGTCATTTTGACGGTTTCTTTAATTTGCTCTTTTCTTTGCAGTTTATTGGCATGTGTACGGTCATATATCACAGCGTTGCTAAAATCACCATTGGCGGTTCGAGCGGGCAGCGGATTGAGGCTGGACTTTGATCCATGCTGTGGACATGAGCGTGGGCGACATGGCGACAGGCCGCGCAGTGCGAAAGTGGGCGGCTGCTCGCACGCGGCTGCGACCATCTGTCTACGCAGTAAATCGCCCGGGAATATACAACATAGCTTAGCCGCAACTGTACTATAAGAGCTATTGTTTGCAAATGAGCAATCCAGGCAAGGCCAAGTGATTGTTCAGGGCTTCTCCCCCAGTTGCAAAATTGCGCTTGACTTGTATTGGACAAGACCTCGACGCTGCGGCTCGTGTCTTCACCTGGCTTCGTACCGGGTCATGGATTCCGTTCTATGGTTTATGCAGTGCTCGGCCTCTGACAGAGGATTCCGCCTCTTCGCCAAATGCTCCAACTGGCCGGTTTGTCTGACCATGGGATATATCAACACGATTTATGAGGAGGTCTGGCTCGGATGAGGTGGggccggcgtcgacttcACAATTGAGGGGGAACGGCATATACAGGGCAGCAAGTAGCCACCAGCACTCAGCAGGAGGCACTTGATGGTGTTGCGCCTCAATGTACAAAAGTGACTCGTAAGTTTGCTTAGTCGCTTTGGTGTTGGCAGCTCTTTACAGACAGAGTGGGCAGGTAGCTACTAAGGGCGTTTGGGACTAACTTAGTCGTCCCCCAAATGCCCCCGCCATGCTAAGTCCAACGTGGGGGGCAAGAGCTGACGGACTCGTGGGATGGATACCATGGAgggggatggtggtggttgccGACGCCAGGCGCGTCCTGCATCGTCTCTTGTCGGGAATTCTTCACTCGGCTTCATTCCTTCTAGGACAATCAACCAGGCAATTAAGCGAGGGAAGGGCCAAGGCAGTGGCTGTCTCCTCTAGCAGCCGTAAAGGCATCCCACCGCCGTTGTATCCCCAAGCTCGTGGTCGTCAAACTTGGCCTTTACAGACTCAAACTTCGACCAGAGTTCTTCCATTCGTGCATCATGGCGTTTATCCGAACCTACAAGTCGTCCGACTTTGAGGCGATGGCACACATCGTCAGTCCCCTCCCAGCTTCCGGGGTCGTGTACCGGATGGAGCGGAGCTCCCCTCTCTTCAGCGACACCTGGTGGTTGTCAGCGCCCATGGCTAACCGTTGCCCTCGCAGTGCCGCGACACGATGCCTCCGTCCCTCAAGGCGTCGGAGCCAGCTCAACGTGTCGGCCCATACCTCTGGACGCATCCCTTCACGTACCTGTCGCCAGAAAACTGCTTCGTGCTGGACTCGGGCTCCGGTTCCGACCCAGTTGGCTACTGCATCGGCTGTCCCGACATTGCCGCCTTCTGTGCCGCGTATCCATCCTACGTCTCCGCCATCCTCGACCCTTCCACCGAGGTCAGCCCCCCCGAGTGTGACAGGGCAACCAAAGCGCCGTGGCTGCTCCATGACGGTCAGATCAATGAGACGGCTCTCGCTCAGCTGGCATACCAGCCTgagtggctgctgctcaacgGATACGAGGACCTCATGGAGGAGGGGTACAAGGCGACCATGCATATTGATCTCTTGGACGAGTGGCAGGGTAAAGGATGGGGACGCAAGCTGATTGAGGCGTTTGCCGAGAGCGTGAAGgccgcgcggcagcagcaggacggcAGCGTCAGCAAAGGTATATGGATTGGTGTCGCGGCTGACAACTCCAAGGTTGTGCCATTTTACCAGAAGCTGGGCttcaagatcaaggagcGGAGGAAGCAGTCGAAGTCGACTTCCATGGTTCGCGAATATTAGTCACGGGGGAGACGCGTGCCACAAACAAGCCCGACCCTAGATATCACCTAGAGAGAAGCATTAGAGAGCAAAATTCACGACTTGGCCTTGTCTGATTCGGGGTATCTACTACAGATGAATCCGACTATAAGACCCATCGTAGTGGCCCTCCACCAATGTCGCTAGCAGAAACCCGTGGCAAAGCCGAGTCAGGCTCTCCATTGCAAGTGCGAGGCACAATCGTACCAATGGCCTCGGACGAATGGCCACTGTCAGTCCGAGAGCAGCCTCAACACTCAGCCGTCGCGCTGGCTCATCTTGCGTCTCACAAAAAGAAAAGCATCCCTCGACCAGACCAGTACCGTGCGCCATCAGAACCACACGCAACTCCAAGCGAAACCAGATTCGAGATGAGAATTAATTGACTGTACACGCAAGGGTATCACGACGCATCGTTATCGGAATCGAGAAGAGAGGAAAGCACGAAGTAAGGCGCCCCGGATATCGGTACAAGGTGGGTGCtgggcacgtcgtcgtcgtcatcgtcgtttGGCGGGATGAATAAAAAAAAATGCGAGAAATAAAACATAAAGTGGTGATTGTAGTTTTCAGGTCAAGTCAAGTCCCGTTCACTAACGGCGATTTTGCTCGTTAGCCCACGATTTCTCACCATCTCATggggaccgggggggggcttgggaATCGTACCACGGGGGGACTCGACTCGGCGGGTGGGGATTGAGAACGAAGAGCCTCACGACACGGGGCACGCGGTGCACTGCTTGTGGCCGCAGCCGGTGCAGGTGGTGCTGATGACGATCATGGATCCGCACTGGCAGCAGTACTCGTAGGCGGGCATGGTTGTTCTTTTTTGGCTTTCGGGTTGGATTTGAGGGGGTGAAGTCGGTATTGAGCGAGCGGCTGGATAGCTTGTAGACGTTGTCAAGGAGCAgcacgatgacgatggagtTGTAGATGGAAAGTACGTGGAGAGTGGATCAGATGAAATGTGCGAGAgtgtggatggatggatgtgaGAAGGGGCAGAAGTCGTTCGAGGAGGGAAGGGGAATAGAGGGAGATTCTTATAAGAGAATCTTCAtatggtggtggcgctgaGCCGTGTGGTCTCGGCAATGAGCAAGGCAAGCAGACAAGGTTTACCACATCTTGAACTCTGTTGTGCGACAGCCAGaagcgggggaggggggggggggggcatggaACCACCGATGGGGAGACATGGACGGGGCGGACGGGAAtgggagggcagggcagggcagtggGCGCAGAGTGGGCAGACAGACACGGATGTGCACACATTCGATCAACTGGTCGGCGCACCACGCAGAGTGAGTGAGGACTCCGTGTGTATGTGCCATTGATAAAACACCGAAAGATTACTGCCGTGACGCATTTCGCGGTGTCATGTCGTCGCAGTTGGACAGAGTGGGAGaaggcagcgacggcgctggttggcccgcgccgccctttttttttgtggCCTTGCTAGCTTGTTAGCTTCCGGAGGGGGGGCTGCTTTGGATCGTTAtgacgggggggggcgggggcacGGAGAccagggccggccgggccagACAAAAATCTTGCAGACACCTTGCAGAAGCCACCCCCGAAGAAACGATGGGGGTGACGCAGATCTGGACAAGCGCCATCcctggccggggggggggggccggcgcAGGGCAGGAGGAGTGAAGCAGCGCAGGGGGcgcgcggcatggcggctCGAGGTTGGctgatggctggctggctggctggctggctggctggctggctggctggctggcgcaaGGCTCGGCCGCACACGAAACTGCTGTTACTACTGCTACTAGCCTCCTTGCCTCCATGACTCTTTGCGGTAACAAGACAACCAGACTGGAGGTCTCGAGAAACGCCACTAGCACCCCACGAATGGGGCCTTCAGGGCTGCcggggtgggtggatggcaTGGGTGGGCGGCGCATGCAACCAACAGGCGACGactggcgggcaggcaggcagggcaggcaggtcgACAGACATGTGCTTCAAgggtctctctctcttgctcGCCCCTCCCTGAGTCTAGTGTGTCGAATCGCATGCAGTGGCGCGTCATTGGGGGGGATGGAGAAGCGGCGCGAGcgggggtgggtgggcggcatcggcagGGTCCGACAGCCCATATTTGTGAGAAAAGAAAGTCTTTGAACGGTAACCCAAACAGCCGGGGCCACTgctgtgtctgtctgtctgtctgtctgtcttttGTCTCTGGGTGCCTCGAATGGGAAAGTCGGCGGCCCGTGTCTggtcctggccgtcgacgccctgaTGAGCAACAAGCAGCGGCTGccccacgcacgcacgcgcccgTGCATGCGACGCGGCACGGCACCTGGCCGGgtgggctggatggatggacccTTTTTGCCTCTGTGCGATCAGCGTCATCGTCATAAGTATTACACTACGCTACTAATCCCTTGGCCGAGAGGGAAGCCGCCTGGCTGGgcgccttgcttgcttgcttgtcaGACAGGGGATCTGCAGCTCGCAAAaagggccggccgggggTCGCAAAGGCCAAACAAAAGACGGACGAGATCGGAGAGCGTTGCAAGGCGGGGTTATTGAAAGGGACGCCAGGTCTTTGGAGGAGGGgcgacgaccgaccgaccggccggccgtgtcacacacacagagagagagacaaaaCGCACTtcatacacacacacacacacacacacacatgtaCATACACACTCGACGGCGTGGGCCGagacgagcttctcctcaTGGCGCGCGCAGCGCCGCTTTCGGCGCGGCTCGACGGGGCTGCTGATGCGTGCTGAGGGTGTgagccagcgcggccacTGCGCAATTGCACACACATACTGCAGACCCGGCCTTTGCCGATTGTAAACGGGGCGATACGTACGCATGTATGGACGCCCCAGCCTCGACTCGACGACCGcccggctggcgctggtTGAAGAAAGAGGAGCGAGCACGGGGCAGGTAAGACAGACAGCCGCCTCGAGGTGGGTGCGGAGCGCGGGACGAGGGGGCtctcgacgggcgggcgggagcgtCGGGAGACACAGAAATTAGTATTACGAAGCTGTAACGGTATTATTGCCTGCCTCgttgccttttttttttggttccAGCCAGCCTTCCATCGATTGAAAgtggctgcctgcctgcagctCACCCGCGCACGCCGCACCGCATCGTCCGTGACGGTGTTGCATCCACTACGAACAAAACAACCAATATCACATGTGACAAATATCAACTACGCAAGTgggcgacgggggggggggggacacgCACACGTCAGGGGAAAGAAAAAGTCGCCACTCATCAGGCCGACAAGGCGAAATGTTGTAAAattggcgatggcgattTTGAGAAATGCACATTCCGGgttccccgccgccgcccccggcagatgggtgaggtgaggtgagccAAACATGACCCGGGGCCGGGGGTCCTCCTGGGAGCCGCTGACGAGTTCGCCCGTGGCTCATGCTCACCACATTCGCCTCATTTCCGGCCGATCACGACCGCTGCGACAACTTTGCTCCAGAGCGAATCTTTGTCGACGTGCGTGggtcgccgacggcagctTGGGCCAGACCGGTCGAAGGTCTGgatgctcctcctcctcctcctgctgcttggcctcTTGTCGTGGGGGGGCGGGTGTTGCACGGCATATCCTGCCAAGCATGTGTCGCATCACCTTAAAAGAAAAAGCATGTCATCGCTGCGACGTCGGTAACAACGTCTCAGCAGGTCGAGCCGCCCGGGGGGCCGCGGACGTCATGCAAGGAAAAACGCCCTTGCATGTCTTGACCACCGACGACATATCATCGTCCACGGGAGGCAgagagcctcgacgacggacgTGCTTCGGTGACACGACGAGTGTGCACACGTCTGACGAGACGAATGTGTCACAATCGGTACTTTAGACAAATACCTTCATCAAAGTCCTGCGGCTCttcatgtcatgtcatgcagggcgctgctgctgtctgcGCGTTTGACGAAGgatcccctcccctcccctcccccggcgccggaccAGGGGGCAtgacgacgccatcatcccAAGGGCTGTGCCAGCCTCAAagcccatgccatgccacgacTTGCAATCATTGGCTTCCTTGACCTCGCAGcctgctggcggtgctgcccCAATGAGTGaccccgccgcgctggctgaCGCACTCTGAGTCGGGGGGGGAGCACCAGCACCAAAGCCCTGCGGCGCACTGCAAGTCCAGCCTTTCCAGGTTGCCGTGCCTCATTCGTGCCTGCCTCGTCTGGAGCCTCACGGGACACCTTGGCCAAAAACAGCCTTGGTGTCTGCCCGCACGTGTGGCTGGCCAATGGCCTTTCGGCGGGGCCACACAGACGCCAACCTAATGCTCGGCGATCCATCTTGCATCGGTTCCGTGCACCTGCAGCGAATGAATGAGGTTGTgcgcctgcgctgcgctgcgcggcCTGCATCTGGCATCtcccccgccgacgccattCTCGGTACTATTCACTTCGCCATGTGTGCTGAAGAGGGGATACACGAGAAGCCCGCAATGAAGCCTTGCGCCTGCAATTTGGCTACCTACTTACTAGCATGGACAACAGTACAATAGCTCGCCACCGGTTATGCTCGTCTCACGAGGCGAACCGCTGCGCATCGGAACGTTTGCCAGGCCGAGGGGGCCCTGTGCTGACGCCACCGAAATCTCCAAACTTCAGCCGGCCTCTTTAAACGACCGCTGCCCGCTTGTCACTGTCATGGAGACTAACAACCTTTGCTGCTCGGTGATCTCTCGTCACCTGGCAAACTCTCGACATTGACGTGCGCGTCTGAACACAACGCTTC
This sequence is a window from Purpureocillium takamizusanense chromosome 8, complete sequence. Protein-coding genes within it:
- a CDS encoding uncharacterized protein (EggNog:ENOG503NUDR); translation: MNRFRTKKKNKDEVAAARPSMESDSSGPFRMFGRKKSQEDTKKELDLASALPPTDDFRTSLLMTGLSARFSMLREQDDPNSKLGKASDDSVLFPKRQSRLADFGFGAGLHDIAEVESIRATPFTRFDSYNSSDDAASTSGSIMNRAKPTDGNNLFGGRQKIYKIPAGVGAKNGGMGGRALYGDDVAQSAFQKWRQTEKERHSLDGPEAGEANESDVQVDYRRRRETNSTTSSAPSAARNSTAATSVASSQPSSSAKDWSAGAAVTPAAQLPVLERSVTRTRRLYEQGLNQDLQDQQSSAVSRMDTLSRQRPFGTRTPDLTPPVPSPTNTTFGDRVLERRPIMGKASAPNLRSFSPPASSMPISPAESSSNFPRPDPKPAFVASPPLSPPVSETGEHPMLPIQPNDRGKATAMGVFTRPAQQYDEFKYAQRQRQLQQGRETPSGRRHADVGMVTETSRSRSSSSQRQPIDREFGTRISGSIPEAEGGNATFFDESDDASVDNRSSIPSATPQLIIERPDDEAHPAFRKSALPTPLSISSPRFPDITAGASGRNEAPDHGIDPPEDSPTLGPNTGLSGMVRQHLRQDSSASSIYGALDQPPVSSPAECSQSRISQESGSSKMSTEAPAVRLRTAPTDATPEEQDDFARHLADGARRVRERLTTYVESDNERSTPTTPLSESRELPVPRSSGLGILRSKSSRGSLFDRESRERSRSKSSKSRAPDAANRTASPSPRKPSAESCEQTQRDVNTPDEDGQAGKGSPASPITDKDDNVHAGLKAFRQARRDLQRMKEMETQQRHRAPPKPVSMPERPPPSRIVSHDNGPPPALLNRMPRDESRSSSRSRAGSQAASERERSGSETSTNSPAYTRANRLRNGSLTYDEQYGHAAPSGFPRQAPMYGAHPADPSGRRVGRMREPSDPKTGSSVHPTASATFESLSYARSRSGSVLSAAASTPNLHAIANAPPLPPINPRRKNGQGFGHRGDEGGVNGYGGAVSDEEGGPQSGHRHGGHRMVLDANGRLRQSPPRVPPPIRPPPPHAHMSGGNLPGGMI
- a CDS encoding uncharacterized protein (COG:S~EggNog:ENOG503P5E7), with the protein product MAFIRTYKSSDFEAMAHICRDTMPPSLKASEPAQRVGPYLWTHPFTYLSPENCFVLDSGSGSDPVGYCIGCPDIAAFCAAYPSYVSAILDPSTEVSPPECDRATKAPWLLHDGQINETALAQLAYQPEWLLLNGYEDLMEEGYKATMHIDLLDEWQGKGWGRKLIEAFAESVKAARQQQDGSVSKGIWIGVAADNSKVVPFYQKLGFKIKERRKQSKSTSMVREY